In the genome of Aedes aegypti strain LVP_AGWG chromosome 2, AaegL5.0 Primary Assembly, whole genome shotgun sequence, the window cactggaaaaccaacACATTCGGAGGGCAGAATGTGAAAAAGCGTCATATTTCTAtttgtttttcgatgatttcacattttaaaaaatagAATAACTAAATATAGTTGTTTGTTGTCtaattgctattgattttttgtattcatatcctttttcatagtgaaaaacatgaagtaaatatgattttgaccaaaataagcaCATTTGACCGTTGTGCACTACCAACGAATTGaaaaaagaagccaaagaaggctagaaaacatgtcagctgtcagtgagctgtctcctctctctctcagaTTGTAACcaatcttgatataattatgCTTCAATTTTGTTGTAAGGCAGCGTAcgtttattacgtaacgctaaaattggaaatcttggacgctttttgtataaaaaatttcatatttttgtatgatccGTAACGTCTGAGTCTTCTCACCcatccccctagagcgttacataATTTTTGGACGGCGcctaatccactggtcgggtaatCCCAGAATAAcacataataaaaataattcatcgataataaattcgattttattacagcattgttcccaattttgataATTGTCACTGTATTCTCTTCTGTCCTCTTCTCTAAATGAagcattatttattttttattttttttttctattctgcTTGAAATACGACTTGGGACTAAATAAGTAAATCTCTGaagacaaagttttttttttcatgttaatactatattagtacttccgtcaggacgaACTGTAAACCTAAAAATTTCACTCATATCAATtccatttaaaattaaaatgttttctCTTTAAAAAACGCTGAAAAAGATTTAAAGATACCGttatgtctcaaattccgaatagactcatattccgaacactttgtttttgtttggcGACTCGCTTTAAAtctttcgctgaaatatgtcaccaattttgtaggaaatggcagtcaactgatatttatttttaatgcctttgaattttgtttatacTTTGGGAGTTGTCGAGGTCAGTTGAACTAGATCAgattaatatattttcaaaattatttattcaaatCCGATTCAAGGTATTTCGAATACCTTGATTCAAACACCGAACAACACGTGTTTGAATCAAGGTATTCGAAATAAGAGACAAAATGAAAACAGtattcggcatttgaatcaaaacgttGTTCTATTTTATTACGTAAAACAATGCTAAAacagtttgaaaaataaaacatttttatcggcaAACCCAACAAGTAAACTATGCcaagaaattaatttttttacaaatatctgTAAATTTGAGCCCACCAGTTGCGTTTGAAGTCGCTGTTGGCATTAagtattcggaatatgagtcaaaacggtatctggAAAATTGTTGCTTCAAAAATAACTCAATGTTTTTtagcaggcttctgattgatgatgctttcgaagaacaagcgttttttaaataaaaaatataaattgtcgaattctTCAGCAATTTTCTAATAAACAATGATTTTGACAATATCCAATAATCGGCccttctaaacgttgtgcctcatttgaataaaatttatttattccggggtttttttattatcacaatattttataatattacTTGCACGATGTaaagaaaatcgattgaaattttattgataaactagtggtcccggcaaacttcgtcttgccatcaagtaggctgttgaaacatgtcatggaacctcccatacaatatgacagttccgttcatgctcgtttttccgacttttccggtgaatatcttgggatttttatacacacaaacacgtcggaacacttgacgaacaaagcggaattataatcattcaaatccgttgatccGTTTGGATGCCATTTCGTGaaatacaaacaccattccatttttatttatatagatagattgaaaatatattgaatgtACAAGGTTCCCACTTTATAAAATTAATGAGATTTGAAGAAGCTAACGGTCTTGAactaattttgagaaatttatgttCCTGTAATAAAATACTGCACATTTTGACCAGTAGACAAATTGACCAAGATTTCAATAATTTGTTGCAAAAACGAAGAGTTCTAAGATGAACGGGTCACATGACATTAATATTCAAAATTCTTcagcgggccgcacaaaaccatTTCAGGGGCCGCAATTTAGTAACAACTATCTAAGAACGACAAGTCAAAATCAAAGATAAATTAATATATTTGAATATCTAAAGAAAATTAGTCATATAATCTGATTTCGGCCGATTGTTGTAAATACTAATACAAATACTTGTCCAACTGAAAGTTtttcaactaccgaaaaactaaacattacataaacCTTGCaattttaattatgatttaattaaaaaaattgaagtgaattttgcgaaaaaaaatacatatctaatcggtgagaatcgaacacatcgaatgagttcgattctcaccaagaagacgtgtaacttttttgaaaacatcactTGGATTTGTCTATTCAATCAAATGGCAAAGTATATGATATGTtcagtttttcggtagttgttaatacTTCCTGTCGGCTGAAACCCATAAACGataaatcattatgaaaaagtatgAGAATTTTCTACCAACTGGAAACATGAATTGAACTACCATTTCATGTCAGTAACAATGTCCCTGAACTACCAAAGCACGACATATTCTGCTCAAATTATTACAATCTCGAGTAATGAAATTAATCATAAGCGCATGCAAACTTACCATAAACTCCGAGATCTGAGCATCCTTTGTATCCTAAAATTTTGGCCAGCTTTCTAGCCTTTTCCTCCGGCTCTACTTGGAAGAAGGAATCCGTGCACACAACTCCACTCTGGCAGATGGCTCTTTTGAAGTATGCTCTGAAATATTCAAATGATCAACATCTACCGGGATCTGAAAACAGCAACTCGCGTAATACCTGGAATTTGCAGAAAGATAATGCAAGTATGTTGACCAACTGCCTGCACTCTCACCAAAAATAGTTACATTCTCAGGATCACCTCCAAATTGATTTATGTTCTCCTTCACCCATCTGAAAGCCATCGCCTGTAATTGACACATATCGACGGTAAATTGAACGAGAGTGCGAAAAATTTTCGACCTGATCTTTCAGTCCAGCGTTGCCCGCAATTCCCATACTGGGAAGGCTCAGAAATCCAAACGGCCCAAGACGATAGCTGATCACCACAACAACAACGCCTTCCTGCACGAAATGTTTCGGATCGTGCAAAAACGTCCAATCAGATCCGTGAACGTAGCCCCCACCATGAATATAGATCATCACCGGAAGGAAAGGATTCCATCCAAGAAGTTCCGGTAGTTGTGAGGTGTACACATTCAGATGAAGTTGTTTTTCCGATCCTCTTATTATGAATGGAATGAACATGTTGGGTTGAATGAACTCATCTCTATCAACTGCACAATCAACGGTAGGAGTATCAAATTTCTCTAACGGCACAGGTGGTTTGAATCTGAGTTCACCTACTGGAGCCTTGGCATACGGAATTCCTTTGAAATAGTGATATTCTGTTCCATTCGGAAGACTTGTCGATATACCTCGCAATTTTCCTTGTCGTACGTGCACAGTCGGTCTGGGAGAACTGGTCCAGATTCTGATGAATCGATTATGCAAATAGTATATTATCGTACCGATCACCAATCGATAAACCCCAACGATGAACTCGATCATTTTGAAGATTGAACTATTTCACAGAGAGCAGATAGCGTACGTAATAAGATGACACTTAGCACGTGCAAGGGCTAGGGCTGAAGATAAACTGATTTCAAACGTGAGTTTCAATGTCCGATGAAAGCGTGAGGTCGCGTTGTGGAGCGGTCATGCATCATCATCAAGGTTATATTTCCAACTTCTCGTCTCATTCGCCTTCGAAGGTAGTAAACGGTTTACAGCGCACTGTCGCATGTTGAAGCTGAGCTCGAGCTCCTTCTAATGCAAAGTGCAGTGAAGTGTAAAAGTTACAGCGTAACAAAATCTTCAACTCATAGAGAGGAAGCAAGATTAAAGGGCTTTTAGTAATAGAGTACTTTGGGGCCAAAGTTGACATTGGGTCTTTTTTACGCACATGAAAAATAATCCTTTGCAACACGGCATGAGTTTGACACATTCCTGGGTCAGCTGGGCACAGGTATAAACACACAGATATATTAGCAATTTCATCAAAGTTTTTAATCGTTGTGTACTAATAGCACGAATAGCATCAAGCCAAGATTGTCTCCTTCCCTTTGCAACCAAAAAGAAAATACCGTTTTtgcgattccgttgcaaatcaatcaatcaatcatttttCCGAAGCATGGTATCTTCCATGGATACAGAGAAAATCAATTTTCGGCGAACTGCATTTTCTAACGATTGACCGATCTTCCAATACTGGTTTAAGAACAGATCGTCCAGCATTCTTAGAGGTGACAGCAGTACCCGCAATTGGGGCGTACAGTTACAGTTACCGTTCTGTCCTCCAACATGGAATG includes:
- the LOC5574468 gene encoding esterase B1 isoform X2 gives rise to the protein MIEFIVGVYRLVIGTIIYYLHNRFIRIWTSSPRPTVHVRQGKLRGISTSLPNGTEYHYFKGIPYAKAPVGELRFKPPVPLEKFDTPTVDCAVDRDEFIQPNMFIPFIIRGSEKQLHLNVYTSQLPELLGWNPFLPVMIYIHGGGYVHGSDWTFLHDPKHFVQEGVVVVVISYRLGPFGFLSLPSMGIAGNAGLKDQAMAFRWVKENINQFGGDPENVTIFGESAGSWSTYLHYLSANSRAYFKRAICQSGVVCTDSFFQVEPEEKARKLAKILGYKGCSDLGVYETLMKAPAHLLAKHQHEVADEDEKKLPMNFLFRPVIEQIETEDSIITSSPQQILKQTDTMDMPLITGCTNGEGMLAYFYLRRKNQLDAFITEPERLVPCYLRENKALNLGEVGTQIKQFFFGSRKINKNNNQHLCDLLSDNTFVTTTMINAELLAKHQPRVQHFHYRFTFHGRFDIFKRLQRTGQFEGACHGDDQFYMFE